Genomic segment of Bacillota bacterium:
GCGAGTTGCAACGCCCGGTCCGGGCGGGAGGAGACGTGGGGGCAGTAAATCACCCGGCGGCCCGTCTCCTCGTGCAGGCGGCCAAGCCCCTCGGCGACCAGCCGGATCCGGTCTTCCAGCGGGCAATACGCCGGGTTGTTCATCTTCTCGTCGTCCTTGATCAGGTCGACGCCGGCCCGCGCCGCCTCGATCACCCGTTGCGCGACCTCCTGGGCCGTCAGCCCGGCGCACGGCTTCACGATGGTCCCCAGAAGCGGGCGCCCCGGGTCGGCCCGCAGGAGGCGGCGTGTCCCGTCGACCCCGTACCGGGGCCCTGGCAGCACGCGCAGCACCTCATCCGGCAGCGTCACGTCCACCAGGCGAACCCGGTCCACAAAGGCCCGCTCGAAGAGAGGCCCGCCGGTCATGAAGAGCCAGATGTTGGCCAGGACGTAGCGGTCGATTGTCAGGTTGAGCAGCGGGAAGGCGATGGTTGCAAGGGCCCGGCGGTCGCCCAGCTGCCGGAAGTCGGCGACCTCCGCAAGCGCCCGGCGGTGAAGCTCGGTCTGCTGGCCAGCGCCCACCCAGGCGCCGGCGCTCTCCTCCCGGGCGATGAACTCGGCCGCCTTGCGCAGGTCGCCGCTCCCCGTGAGGAGGTAGGTCGCCAGGAAGAACCCGCTTTCCGCCGCAGGAGATGCTGCCGGGTTGGCGCCCGCCACTTCCGGCCTCAAGGAGGTGCCCCCTTCGAAAACGGCATGAACCGTTTGCAAAAGTCTCGGGGCAACGATCCAACCCTTCTTCATTTCGTTTAGTATTCCTGCCTGCCTGTAACGAAGGCGAGCACGCGCCCCGGACACCGGCTGTCCGATACGAATCGAAACGTCGCTCCGTATCGCCGGCGTTCGAGGGCTCCCGGGGCGCGCGCCTCTCCGGCCGCGCAGGCGGGTCGGCGGGAAGTCAGGAGGCGCTTACAGTGGCTCCGCCATCGGGCGCATGACGACCTCGACGATTCGAGACTTGGGCGGCTGCGACACGGCGAACAGGACCGCGTCCGCCACATCCTCCGCGTCGAGGAACTCCTGCAGCTTCGGATCGCCCGGAGTACGCCCGGTGCCGAACGCAAAGTAGGTGTTGACGCCACCCGGCGCGATGGTCGTGACCTTGATGCCGTGCGGGCGCAGCTCGTAGTCGAGCGCCTGGGCGAAGCCCACCTGGGCGTGCTTGCTGGCGCAGTAGACCGCCTCGTTGGGCAGCCCCTTCTTGCCGGCCACCGAGGCCACCACGACCACGTGCCCGGCTCCCTGCCGCTTCAGGTGCGGGATCC
This window contains:
- a CDS encoding RuBisCO large subunit C-terminal-like domain-containing protein, whose amino-acid sequence is MRPEVAGANPAASPAAESGFFLATYLLTGSGDLRKAAEFIAREESAGAWVGAGQQTELHRRALAEVADFRQLGDRRALATIAFPLLNLTIDRYVLANIWLFMTGGPLFERAFVDRVRLVDVTLPDEVLRVLPGPRYGVDGTRRLLRADPGRPLLGTIVKPCAGLTAQEVAQRVIEAARAGVDLIKDDEKMNNPAYCPLEDRIRLVAEGLGRLHEETGRRVIYCPHVSSRPDRALQLARRARDAGATGLMLNPIASGFAALQMIAESDVDLPIYAHTGGRTAWSRLEGYGIDPAVVAKWVRLSGGDYMDVYARGGYLLNGTQDQARAVVAALRDPMGPVARALPAYSGGLNTANLGENLDFFGLDALPMAGSAILDHPMGIEAGVRAFWQAVEAWRLGAGVAEYARQHRELAAALEVAFSQGSYRA